One genomic segment of Arcobacter porcinus includes these proteins:
- the argS gene encoding arginine--tRNA ligase, whose amino-acid sequence MQNIVKEFIENILEKNSVVLEKPKDLSLGHFATPVAFSLAKELKKSPMILADELVSKLENKELFEKVEAVKGFINFTLSKEFIEKLTNEALNKKEDFAKNSDIKRDEKILLEFVSANPTGPLHIGHARGAVFGDTLYKVGKYLGFDITSEYYVNDAGAQMQLLGTSVSLAARDFIFKEKVKYPESYYRGDYLVDIAEQIIAKYGKEIIYDENRFDEMALFAKDIVMQIIIKDLGDLGINFQNFVSEKSLYSSWESTKDVLEKNTSLYTKDGKVYLKSTQFGDDSDRVVVRENGIPTYLAGDIIYHKNKFDRNFDKYINIWGADHHGYISRVKAAIEFLGNDSSKLEVILSQMVQLLKGGQPYKMSKRAGNVILMSDITAEIGSDALRFIFLTKKSDTHLEFDIDMLKNQDSSNPIFYINYAHARINQVFVKSSLNIDDVKDEKFDNLNAEALNLLYESLLLNSVLEDAFSKREMQKITEYLYNLASSVHKFYNEHKIIGSSEEKTYLKVLSMAKLSIKTGLKLLGIEAKEIM is encoded by the coding sequence TTGCAAAATATAGTTAAAGAGTTTATAGAAAATATATTAGAAAAAAACAGTGTTGTTTTAGAAAAACCAAAAGATTTATCTTTGGGTCATTTTGCAACTCCAGTTGCTTTTTCTTTAGCAAAAGAGCTTAAAAAATCTCCTATGATTTTAGCTGATGAATTAGTTTCTAAATTAGAAAATAAAGAGTTATTTGAAAAAGTTGAAGCTGTAAAAGGTTTTATAAACTTCACTCTTTCAAAAGAATTTATAGAAAAACTCACAAATGAAGCCTTAAACAAAAAAGAAGATTTTGCAAAAAATTCAGATATAAAAAGAGATGAAAAAATTCTTTTAGAATTTGTTAGTGCAAATCCAACTGGACCACTTCATATAGGTCATGCAAGAGGTGCAGTTTTTGGTGACACTTTATATAAAGTTGGAAAATATCTAGGATTTGATATTACAAGTGAGTATTATGTAAATGACGCTGGTGCTCAAATGCAATTACTAGGAACTTCTGTTAGTTTGGCTGCTAGAGATTTTATTTTTAAAGAGAAAGTAAAATATCCTGAGAGTTATTATAGAGGTGATTATTTAGTTGATATTGCTGAACAAATCATTGCAAAATATGGTAAAGAGATAATCTATGATGAAAATAGATTTGATGAGATGGCACTATTTGCAAAAGATATTGTAATGCAAATTATAATCAAAGATTTGGGTGATTTAGGAATAAATTTCCAAAATTTTGTATCTGAAAAATCTCTTTACAGCTCTTGGGAAAGTACAAAAGATGTTTTAGAAAAAAATACTTCACTTTATACAAAAGATGGAAAAGTTTATTTAAAATCTACTCAATTTGGTGATGATAGTGATAGAGTTGTTGTAAGAGAAAATGGAATTCCTACATATCTAGCTGGTGATATAATTTATCATAAAAATAAATTTGATAGAAACTTCGACAAATATATAAATATTTGGGGTGCTGATCACCACGGATATATTAGTAGAGTAAAAGCTGCTATTGAGTTTTTAGGAAATGACTCTTCAAAACTTGAAGTTATTTTATCTCAAATGGTTCAACTACTAAAAGGTGGTCAACCATATAAAATGAGTAAAAGAGCTGGAAATGTTATTTTAATGTCAGATATAACAGCTGAAATTGGAAGTGATGCTTTAAGATTTATATTTTTAACTAAAAAAAGTGATACTCACCTAGAGTTTGATATTGATATGTTAAAAAATCAAGACTCTTCAAATCCAATTTTCTATATAAATTATGCACATGCAAGAATAAATCAAGTTTTTGTAAAATCTTCTTTAAATATAGATGATGTAAAAGATGAGAAATTTGACAATTTAAATGCTGAAGCTCTTAATTTACTTTATGAATCTTTACTTTTAAATTCTGTTCTAGAAGATGCATTTTCTAAAAGAGAGATGCAAAAAATCACAGAATATTTGTATAATTTAGCTTCTAGTGTGCATAAGTTTTATAATGAACACAAAATTATTGGAAGTAGTGAAGAAAAAACTTATTTAAAAGTTTTAAGTATGGCAAAATTAAGTATTAAAACAGGACTTAAATTACTTGGAATTGAAGCAAAAGAGATTATGTAA
- the rsfS gene encoding ribosome silencing factor has protein sequence MNKRIENIKVILEDKKAVDVEVFDLSSKEYLVDYVVIATTLNPKHASALLDYLKIDLKPQGEEFLRVDEDENWTVIDLGDIFIHLMSEKYRDKYNIEEFLESFVKVKS, from the coding sequence TTGAACAAAAGAATAGAAAATATCAAAGTGATATTAGAAGATAAAAAAGCAGTTGATGTTGAGGTTTTTGATTTAAGCTCAAAAGAGTATTTGGTTGATTATGTTGTTATTGCTACTACATTAAACCCAAAACATGCAAGTGCTTTATTAGACTATTTAAAAATTGATTTAAAACCACAAGGTGAAGAGTTTTTAAGAGTTGATGAAGATGAGAATTGGACTGTTATAGATCTAGGTGATATATTCATACATTTAATGAGTGAGAAATATAGAGATAAATATAATATTGAAGAGTTCTTAGAGAGCTTTGTTAAAGTTAAATCTTAG
- the nadD gene encoding nicotinate (nicotinamide) nucleotide adenylyltransferase, protein MKIAIFGGSFDPIHIAHESIVRTALKNLDLDRIIVIPTYLNPFKKDFLFEPKIRFEFLKKVFQDDSRIFVSDYEIKQKKLSYTYETIRYIKSLLNPSKIYFIIGEDNLKSLHKWHNIDELKNNLEFVVAKRAGYNLSNNEFKSFDINIDISSTLLRDKLDLSYIPDIIKDDVKKELEKLKKGKF, encoded by the coding sequence TTGAAAATTGCAATTTTTGGTGGTAGTTTTGACCCAATTCATATAGCACATGAATCAATAGTAAGAACTGCTTTAAAAAATTTAGATCTTGATAGAATAATTGTTATTCCTACTTATTTAAATCCATTTAAAAAGGATTTTTTATTTGAGCCAAAAATAAGGTTTGAATTTCTTAAAAAAGTCTTTCAAGATGACAGTAGAATTTTCGTTAGTGATTACGAAATAAAACAAAAAAAACTAAGCTACACTTATGAGACTATTAGGTATATTAAATCTTTATTAAATCCTAGTAAAATCTATTTTATAATTGGAGAAGACAACCTAAAATCTCTTCATAAATGGCATAATATTGATGAATTAAAAAACAATTTAGAATTTGTTGTTGCAAAAAGAGCAGGATATAATTTGAGTAACAATGAGTTTAAAAGTTTTGATATTAATATAGATATTAGTTCTACACTTTTAAGAGATAAATTGGATTTATCATATATTCCAGATATTATAAAAGATGATGTAAAAAAAGAGTTAGAAAAATTAAAAAAAGGAAAATTTTGA
- the gap gene encoding type I glyceraldehyde-3-phosphate dehydrogenase, whose amino-acid sequence MAIKVAINGFGRIGRCVARIIATRDDIELVAINDTAKPDMLEYITKYDTVHGTFDGDVKVENGFLKMGKINAKLYSTRDANELTFTKDCGAQIVLECTGAYLTQEACEVHIKNGAKKVVMSAPAKDATKTYVIGVNENTYGGENIVSNASCTTNCLGPIAKIIDDAFGIEKGLMTTIHSYTNDQNILDVKHNSDKRRARAGAANMIPTSTGAAKAMRLIMPQLDGKLHGQSVRVPTPNVSMVDVNFLVKKDTTKEEINALFTQKSKELNGIVAVDNDMLVSSDLIGNTNSTIIASDLTQVIGGNMIKVMSWYDNEWGYSSRLIDLALYISKK is encoded by the coding sequence ATGGCTATTAAAGTTGCAATAAATGGTTTTGGAAGAATAGGAAGATGTGTAGCTAGAATTATTGCTACAAGAGATGATATTGAATTAGTTGCTATAAATGATACAGCTAAGCCTGATATGCTTGAATATATTACAAAATATGATACGGTTCACGGTACTTTTGATGGTGATGTTAAAGTTGAAAATGGTTTTTTAAAAATGGGAAAAATTAATGCAAAACTATATTCAACAAGAGATGCAAATGAATTAACTTTTACAAAAGATTGTGGAGCCCAAATTGTGTTGGAGTGTACAGGTGCATATCTTACTCAAGAAGCTTGTGAAGTTCATATTAAAAATGGTGCAAAAAAAGTTGTTATGAGTGCACCTGCAAAAGATGCTACAAAAACTTATGTTATAGGTGTAAATGAAAATACTTATGGTGGAGAGAATATTGTTTCAAATGCTTCTTGTACTACAAACTGTCTTGGTCCAATAGCAAAAATTATTGATGATGCTTTTGGTATTGAAAAAGGTTTAATGACAACAATTCACTCATATACAAATGATCAAAATATCTTAGATGTAAAACATAATTCAGATAAAAGAAGAGCAAGAGCTGGAGCTGCTAATATGATTCCTACAAGCACAGGAGCTGCAAAAGCTATGAGATTAATTATGCCTCAACTTGATGGAAAACTTCATGGTCAAAGTGTAAGAGTTCCAACTCCAAATGTATCAATGGTAGATGTAAACTTTTTAGTTAAAAAAGATACAACAAAAGAGGAGATAAATGCTCTATTTACTCAAAAATCAAAAGAGCTTAATGGAATTGTAGCAGTTGATAATGATATGCTAGTTTCAAGTGATTTAATAGGAAATACAAATTCAACAATAATTGCTTCAGATTTAACACAAGTTATTGGTGGAAATATGATAAAAGTTATGAGTTGGTATGACAATGAGTGGGGATACTCTTCAAGATTAATAGACTTAGCTCTATATATTTCTAAAAAATAG
- a CDS encoding phosphoglycerate kinase produces the protein MKLQELKNIDISGKKVFIRCDFNVPVDEYNNITDDRRIRSALNTIRYCIDNDCSVILASHFGRPKGGFEEKYSLSPIAKRLHILLKQDIKLAPNVVCEKTIQMAKELKAGEVMLLENMRFEAGETKNDEELSKKLASMAEVYVNDAFGVSHRAHSSVEGVAKYFDKNHKAAGFLLAKEIKFFHHIVENPKRPFVSIVGGSKVSGKLEALYNLVPKVDKIVIGGGMAFTFLKAQGHEIGKSLVEEDLIPEAIKIMDLAKKQNTKLYLPVDIVVAEAFDAEAIAKIVPVQEIPKTWIGLDIGPATALLFSEVLNDANTILWNGPMGVYEMEKFAKGSTKISNAVANSYATTVVGGGDTADLVRITGDETDMTFISTGGGASLELIEGKILPGVKALLLEDEE, from the coding sequence ATGAAACTACAAGAGTTAAAAAACATAGATATATCTGGTAAAAAAGTATTTATTAGATGCGATTTTAATGTTCCTGTTGATGAATATAATAATATAACAGATGATAGAAGAATCAGAAGTGCTTTAAATACAATTAGATATTGTATAGATAATGATTGTTCAGTTATCTTAGCTTCACATTTTGGAAGACCAAAAGGTGGATTTGAAGAGAAATACTCTTTATCTCCAATTGCAAAAAGACTTCATATATTACTTAAGCAAGATATTAAACTAGCTCCAAATGTTGTTTGCGAAAAAACTATTCAAATGGCAAAAGAGTTAAAAGCTGGTGAAGTAATGCTTTTAGAAAATATGAGATTTGAAGCTGGTGAAACAAAAAATGATGAAGAGTTAAGCAAAAAACTAGCTTCTATGGCTGAAGTATATGTAAATGATGCTTTTGGAGTTTCACATAGAGCACATTCATCAGTTGAAGGTGTTGCAAAATATTTTGATAAAAACCATAAAGCAGCAGGTTTTTTACTTGCTAAAGAGATTAAATTTTTTCACCATATAGTTGAAAATCCAAAAAGACCTTTTGTATCAATAGTTGGTGGCTCAAAAGTATCTGGTAAACTTGAAGCTTTATATAATTTAGTTCCAAAAGTTGACAAAATAGTTATTGGTGGAGGAATGGCATTTACATTTTTAAAAGCTCAAGGGCACGAAATTGGAAAATCTTTGGTTGAAGAAGATTTAATTCCTGAAGCAATTAAAATAATGGATTTAGCAAAAAAACAAAATACAAAACTATATTTGCCTGTTGATATTGTTGTAGCTGAAGCTTTTGATGCTGAAGCAATAGCAAAAATAGTTCCAGTTCAAGAGATTCCAAAAACTTGGATAGGTTTAGATATTGGTCCTGCAACTGCTCTTTTATTTAGTGAAGTTTTAAATGATGCAAACACTATTTTATGGAATGGTCCAATGGGTGTTTATGAGATGGAAAAATTTGCAAAAGGTAGTACAAAAATATCAAATGCAGTAGCCAACTCTTATGCAACAACTGTTGTTGGTGGTGGAGATACAGCTGATTTAGTAAGAATCACAGGCGATGAAACTGATATGACTTTTATAAGTACAGGTGGAGGAGCTTCTTTAGAATTAATTGAGGGTAAAATTTTACCAGGAGTTAAAGCACTACTTTTAGAGGATGAAGAATAA
- a CDS encoding triose-phosphate isomerase: MLIIASNFKTNHTRKSTKEFILKTNSFIKENNIKNEVLIFPTSSSLDSFSCEKNLNIGVQNAFSAIKGSYTGEIGLEQIEEFGLKTILIGHSERREIFKESQEDISKKFNFYKEQGFKIIYCIGEPLEIKNQGLDKTLDYLFAQFEGIDTSYENLILAYEPIWAIGTGVTATVEDINNIHEAIKSKIDKALLYGGSVKLENIKEICSLKSVDGALIGTASWNVDDFIQILEKTKDLK, from the coding sequence ATGTTGATTATTGCAAGTAATTTTAAGACTAACCACACAAGAAAAAGTACAAAAGAGTTTATTTTAAAAACAAACTCTTTTATTAAAGAAAATAATATAAAAAATGAAGTTTTAATTTTCCCAACTTCAAGCTCTTTAGACTCATTTTCTTGTGAAAAAAACTTAAATATTGGTGTTCAAAATGCTTTTTCAGCTATTAAGGGTTCTTATACGGGTGAAATTGGGCTTGAACAAATTGAAGAGTTTGGTCTTAAAACTATTTTAATTGGTCACAGTGAGAGAAGAGAGATTTTTAAAGAGTCTCAAGAAGATATCTCAAAAAAATTTAATTTCTATAAAGAGCAAGGTTTTAAAATAATTTACTGTATTGGTGAACCTTTAGAGATAAAAAATCAAGGTTTAGATAAAACTTTGGATTATCTTTTTGCACAATTTGAAGGAATTGATACAAGTTATGAAAATCTGATTTTAGCTTATGAACCAATTTGGGCAATAGGAACAGGTGTAACAGCAACTGTTGAAGATATAAACAATATTCATGAAGCAATAAAAAGTAAAATAGATAAAGCACTTTTATATGGTGGAAGTGTAAAACTTGAAAATATAAAAGAAATTTGCTCTTTAAAGAGTGTTGATGGGGCTTTAATAGGTACTGCTTCTTGGAATGTAGATGATTTTATACAAATTTTAGAAAAAACAAAGGATTTAAAATGA
- the fabI gene encoding enoyl-ACP reductase FabI, which translates to MIMKGKKGVILGVANEKSIAYGIAKACAEQGATIAFTYLNDALKKRVEPIAAQFGSENLVYPCDVSKPEEIVALRESLQKDLGEIDFIVHSIAFAPKEGLSGRFHNISKEAFDIAMDISVFSLIEVTRELKPLLSSNSSILTLTYYGGAKYIPNYNLMGVAKAALEMTTKYLAEDLGKDGIRVNAISAGPIKTLAAAGIGDFRFMLKWNEAHSPLKKNVTIEEVGNSGMYMLSDLSKAVTGEIHYVDSGFNIMGMPAVEFEDGKPRIAWNGTDN; encoded by the coding sequence ATGATTATGAAAGGTAAAAAAGGTGTTATTTTAGGTGTAGCAAATGAGAAATCAATTGCTTATGGTATTGCAAAAGCTTGTGCTGAGCAAGGTGCAACAATAGCTTTTACATATTTAAATGATGCTCTTAAAAAAAGAGTTGAGCCAATAGCTGCTCAATTTGGAAGTGAAAATTTAGTTTATCCTTGTGATGTTTCAAAACCTGAAGAGATAGTTGCTTTAAGAGAATCTTTACAAAAAGATTTAGGAGAAATTGATTTTATCGTTCACTCAATAGCTTTTGCTCCAAAAGAGGGCTTAAGTGGAAGATTCCATAATATTTCAAAAGAAGCATTTGATATTGCAATGGATATCTCTGTATTTTCATTAATTGAAGTAACAAGAGAACTAAAACCTCTTTTAAGCTCAAACTCTTCAATTTTAACTCTTACATATTATGGTGGAGCGAAATATATTCCAAACTATAATCTTATGGGAGTTGCAAAAGCAGCTTTAGAGATGACTACAAAATATTTAGCTGAAGATTTAGGAAAAGATGGAATAAGAGTAAATGCAATTAGTGCAGGTCCAATTAAAACTTTAGCGGCAGCAGGAATTGGAGATTTTAGATTTATGCTTAAATGGAATGAAGCTCACTCTCCGTTGAAAAAGAATGTTACTATTGAAGAAGTAGGAAACTCTGGAATGTATATGCTTAGTGATTTAAGTAAAGCAGTAACTGGAGAGATTCACTATGTTGATAGTGGATTTAATATAATGGGAATGCCAGCTGTTGAATTTGAAGATGGAAAACCTAGAATTGCTTGGAATGGAACAGATAATTAA
- the lysA gene encoding diaminopimelate decarboxylase, producing MSINFKKLADKYQTPFYVYDFNHITKQYEELKSSFRARKSLIAYAVKANSNLSVIKHLAELGAGADCVSIGEVKRALKVGVPTYKIIFSGVGKSDEEIKEALLLDILMINVESAAELNRVEIISKELNKVARISIRVNPNIDPKTHPYISTGLHENKFGVDIDTAKRMYIQCKNSEYLEPTGIHCHIGSQLTELEPIKESINIVANLVRNLKAIKIELSFMDVGGGLGIVYKDEKLINTYDYAQTILDSMFGLDLTVICEPGRFIVGNSGIFVTKVLYEKINGNKRFIIVDGAMNDLIRPALYDAYHKIEVLNDNKDFSDCNIVGPVCESGDFFGKNIELPSTQSGDLVAIYSSGAYGFTMASNYNTRERVAEIALIDGEDRLIRRRESFEDLIAHEIEFIK from the coding sequence ATGAGTATAAATTTCAAAAAACTAGCAGATAAATATCAAACTCCATTTTATGTATATGATTTTAACCATATAACAAAACAGTATGAAGAGTTAAAAAGCTCTTTTAGAGCAAGAAAGTCTTTAATAGCTTATGCAGTAAAAGCAAACTCAAATTTAAGTGTTATAAAACATTTAGCAGAGCTTGGAGCTGGTGCTGATTGTGTAAGTATTGGTGAAGTTAAAAGAGCTTTAAAAGTTGGAGTACCAACATATAAAATTATTTTTTCAGGTGTTGGGAAAAGTGATGAAGAGATTAAAGAAGCTCTTTTACTTGATATTCTTATGATAAATGTTGAAAGTGCAGCTGAACTTAATAGAGTTGAAATAATTTCAAAAGAGTTAAATAAAGTTGCAAGAATTTCTATAAGAGTAAATCCAAATATAGATCCAAAAACTCATCCATATATTTCAACTGGACTTCATGAAAATAAGTTTGGAGTAGATATTGATACAGCAAAAAGAATGTATATTCAATGTAAAAATAGTGAATACTTAGAGCCAACTGGAATTCATTGTCATATTGGTTCACAATTAACTGAACTTGAACCAATAAAAGAATCAATAAATATTGTTGCAAATTTAGTTAGAAATTTAAAAGCAATAAAAATTGAACTATCTTTTATGGATGTTGGTGGAGGATTAGGTATTGTTTATAAAGATGAGAAACTAATAAATACTTATGATTATGCACAAACTATTTTAGACTCTATGTTTGGACTTGATTTAACAGTTATTTGTGAACCTGGAAGATTTATTGTAGGAAATTCTGGAATATTTGTTACAAAAGTTTTATATGAAAAAATAAATGGAAATAAGAGATTTATTATTGTTGATGGTGCAATGAATGATTTAATAAGACCTGCTTTATATGATGCTTATCATAAAATTGAAGTTTTAAATGACAATAAAGATTTTAGTGACTGTAATATTGTAGGTCCTGTATGTGAAAGTGGTGATTTTTTTGGAAAAAATATTGAATTGCCAAGTACACAAAGTGGTGATTTAGTTGCAATTTATAGTTCTGGAGCATACGGTTTTACAATGGCAAGTAACTATAATACAAGAGAAAGAGTTGCAGAAATTGCTCTTATTGATGGTGAAGATAGATTAATTAGAAGAAGAGAGAGTTTTGAAGATCTAATTGCACATGAAATTGAATTTATAAAATAA
- the pheA gene encoding chorismate mutase codes for MTSEDGLIDIRNKLDDIDNRLLNLLNERMELVHQVGIIKAQSGGAIYRPEREKSIIERLDNINKANKGLLTRSAIEALFLEIFAISRNLELPENIGYLGPKGSFTHQAAETRFGAMSSYISISSIKGIFKELEAKNIKFGVVPIENSSNGIVNDTINSFTHFNSKIVAEVILNIHHTLATTCDKIEDIKKIYSKDIAFDQCRRFLTNYGLDEIELIPVESTTKAAKLAVEEPNSAAICAHVAAKIYNLPILFENIEDKDNNKTRFFILSDFDNSPSGNDKTSLLAKFPDEQGILVKFLNDLNNAKINLTKIKSHIVEGDSIFFIDFDGHKDDENIKEVLEKHSENVKILGSYVKEIKDI; via the coding sequence ATGACAAGCGAAGATGGATTAATTGATATTAGAAATAAACTTGATGATATAGACAATAGATTACTTAATTTATTAAATGAAAGAATGGAACTTGTTCATCAAGTTGGAATTATAAAAGCACAAAGTGGTGGTGCAATTTATAGACCAGAAAGAGAAAAGTCTATTATTGAAAGACTTGATAATATTAATAAAGCAAATAAAGGACTTCTTACAAGAAGTGCGATAGAAGCACTATTTTTAGAGATTTTTGCAATTTCAAGAAACCTTGAACTACCTGAAAACATAGGTTATCTTGGTCCAAAAGGAAGTTTTACTCATCAAGCAGCTGAAACAAGATTTGGAGCGATGAGCTCTTATATTTCAATATCTTCAATAAAAGGAATTTTTAAAGAGCTTGAAGCAAAAAATATAAAGTTTGGAGTTGTTCCAATTGAAAACTCTTCAAATGGTATTGTAAATGATACTATAAATAGTTTCACTCATTTTAATTCAAAAATTGTTGCTGAAGTAATATTAAATATTCATCATACCTTAGCAACAACTTGCGATAAAATAGAAGATATAAAAAAAATATATTCAAAAGACATTGCTTTTGACCAATGTAGAAGATTCTTAACAAATTATGGTCTTGATGAGATAGAACTAATTCCAGTAGAATCAACAACTAAAGCAGCAAAACTAGCTGTTGAAGAGCCAAACAGTGCAGCAATTTGTGCTCATGTAGCTGCAAAAATATATAATCTTCCTATATTATTTGAAAATATTGAAGATAAAGATAATAATAAAACAAGATTTTTTATATTAAGTGATTTTGATAATTCTCCAAGTGGAAATGATAAAACTTCACTTCTTGCAAAATTTCCTGATGAGCAAGGTATATTAGTTAAGTTTTTAAATGATTTGAATAATGCAAAGATAAACTTAACTAAGATAAAATCACATATTGTAGAAGGTGATTCTATTTTCTTCATAGATTTTGATGGTCATAAAGATGATGAAAATATAAAAGAAGTTTTAGAAAAACATAGTGAAAACGTGAAGATACTTGGATCTTATGTAAAAGAGATAAAAGATATATAA
- the hisC gene encoding histidinol-phosphate transaminase, which yields MKFNKVLKNVPLYEAGKPIELVTREYGISPKDVVKLASNENPYGTSPKVVKKIQDIAKDMFKYPDDSMYELKEALASKYEVESNNIVIGSGSDQILEFAIHAKCNKKSKVLMAKTTFAMYEIYAKQTGAEIIKTKSSQHNLKEFRKLYKKHNPDIIFLCIPNNPLGECLDKVEVYEFLESVDKNTLVIIDGAYMEYAAYKDINKKISPKDLINTFTNAIYLGTFSKAYALGGMRVGYGVANPEIIQNLYKLRAPFNITTLSLAAAIEALKDEEFVNDCIDKNFKQMKRFEKYCNDNNFEYIPSYTNFITILFKNFISKQVAQKLLERGMIIRDLTGYGLNAIRVTIGTTTQNTKFFKLLNEVLEELK from the coding sequence ATGAAATTCAATAAAGTGTTAAAAAATGTGCCTCTATATGAAGCTGGAAAACCAATTGAATTGGTTACAAGAGAGTATGGTATATCTCCTAAAGATGTTGTAAAACTGGCATCAAATGAGAATCCTTATGGAACAAGTCCAAAAGTTGTTAAAAAAATTCAAGATATTGCAAAAGATATGTTTAAATATCCTGATGACTCTATGTATGAGCTTAAAGAAGCTTTAGCTTCAAAATATGAGGTAGAAAGTAATAATATTGTTATTGGTTCAGGAAGTGATCAAATTTTAGAGTTTGCAATTCATGCAAAATGTAATAAAAAATCAAAAGTTTTAATGGCAAAAACAACGTTTGCAATGTATGAAATATATGCAAAACAAACAGGTGCTGAAATAATTAAAACAAAATCTAGCCAACACAATTTAAAAGAGTTTAGAAAACTTTATAAAAAACATAACCCTGATATAATCTTTCTTTGTATTCCAAACAATCCATTAGGGGAGTGTTTAGATAAAGTAGAAGTTTATGAGTTTTTAGAATCTGTTGATAAAAATACACTTGTGATTATTGATGGTGCATATATGGAATATGCTGCTTATAAAGATATTAATAAAAAAATATCACCAAAAGATTTAATAAATACTTTCACAAATGCAATATATCTTGGAACTTTCTCAAAAGCTTATGCACTTGGTGGAATGAGAGTTGGATATGGTGTTGCTAATCCAGAAATTATTCAAAATCTATATAAATTAAGAGCTCCTTTTAATATTACAACTTTAAGTTTAGCAGCTGCTATTGAAGCATTAAAAGATGAAGAGTTTGTAAATGATTGTATTGATAAAAACTTCAAACAGATGAAAAGATTTGAGAAATATTGTAATGATAATAACTTTGAATATATACCTTCATATACAAACTTTATTACAATCTTATTTAAAAATTTCATATCTAAACAAGTTGCTCAAAAGCTTTTAGAAAGAGGAATGATAATAAGAGATTTAACTGGTTATGGTTTAAATGCAATTCGTGTAACTATTGGTACAACTACTCAAAATACGAAGTTTTTTAAACTATTAAATGAAGTTTTAGAAGAGTTAAAATAG